In Nymphaea colorata isolate Beijing-Zhang1983 chromosome 3, ASM883128v2, whole genome shotgun sequence, a genomic segment contains:
- the LOC116250543 gene encoding basic leucine zipper 43-like — protein MEEVATIFYSQESYIRGHQANISAANTSSVPGFNSSSFSMPPYLPSCFQIHSPSQEFTSQTSSWSSSASDEAEEHQSMIDERKKRRMLSNRESARRSRMRKQRLLDELWSQVVQLRSENRELIEKLNSLSDQHEQIMRENRSLRKEARILQKNLRDLQMNPDAALQEGDKVPCNIEHLQAHNQPTSSQLHLDFLQ, from the coding sequence ATGGAGGAAGTCGCAACCATCTTCTACTCTCAAGAGTCCTACATTAGAGGCCACCAGGCCAACATTTCTGCTGCAAATACTAGCAGCGTACCAGGCTTCAACTCTAGCAGCTTCTCCATGCCTCCTTACCTGCCAAGCTGCTTCCAGATTCATTCCCCTAGCCAGGAGTTTACTTCACAGACCAGTTCATGGAGCAGTTCGGCTTCAGATGAAGCAGAAGAACATCAAAGCATGATtgatgagagaaagaagagaagaatgcTATCAAACAGGGAGTCCGCACGCAGATCGCGCATGCGTAAACAGAGGCTTCTTGACGAGCTCTGGTCGCAAGTGGTGCAGCTTCGGTCTGAGAACCGCGAGCTCATTGAAAAGCTCAACTCTCTGTCCGACCAGCATGAACAGATCATGAGAGAGAACCGGTCCCTTAGGAAAGAAGCTAGAATACTCCAGAAGAATCTAAGAGATTTGCAGATGAACCCAGATGCAGCTCTTCAAGAAGGTGACAAGGTCCCTTGCAACATAGAACATCTCCAAGCACATAACCAACCAACCAGTAGCCAGTTACATCTTGATTTTCTGcaataa